GGATCAGAGATAAAATCTTTAAAGAAGACAGCAGCGGTGTAAGTGTCGGTAAGCATGGTGAGTGGGGAGGCAAACTTAGTATCAGGAGGGTAGACTGTACCCTGTGTTAGCGGATAGGTCTCAATAAACGCATAAGAAAATTCTctaccctcttcccacatGTCCATAGCTCTTCCATTGGCCCCTTTGTATCCATAAGTCGCCCCTACGGCCATGATCCATTCATGGGCAATAGTGCCGACAGGTTGGAGACCGTACTTCAAAGCCAAGTAGACCTTGATGCATGTCAGCTTAGATGAGTGACAACAAGTCGGCGAACGTATGCTCACATTACTTGTCCCGCTCAAAACTCCCTGGTTCCCTCCTTTGGATTTGTACTCTTCATAGCCAGCAACAAGCCCCCGCATGACGATATCCTGGGCCTTAAAACTTCGTCGACGGCGAGTGCCGAATTCTGAGACCACTAATGATGTCGTAGGGGCGGGTGGGTCGAAGAGATCtaaagccttcttcttagcTAATTCTTTGGGAATTGTTAGCTATATCCGATTACACATGGGCCCGAGGCTTGATTTACCAAATTGGCCGTCGTAATCCCAGTCGGTGTCCACAAACTTGAAGTATCCTTCACTCACTGTGAAGATGTCAGTAGAGACAACGGAATTATCGCTCCAACTTACAGATAGCCATAACGGGGACTTCATATAGTATAGTATCTTTCCAGGGGCCCTCAATGGCACATGCAATCtcacccatctcttctcctttctcgtTGGAGCCCCGGGGCATAAAAGTGAGCTTTACTTGGTTGACAGGGTCGAGCTGCATATTCGAAAGATAATCTAGATATGATTCCGAGAAGTAACGACAAGTTGTGGAAAGCGCTTCGCGTTCTTCTGAAGTCAACTTGAGCTTCGAAAGGTCTATGATCGAATCAGCTTATATGGAGTGTGAAGTCCAGCCTG
Above is a window of Cryptococcus tetragattii IND107 chromosome 1, whole genome shotgun sequence DNA encoding:
- a CDS encoding nicotinate phosphoribosyltransferase; the encoded protein is MPNKLRLPIDDVQVPFSILDTDLYKLTMQNAVLHHFRDAHVIIKFTNRSPEMLFSKECFDWVQQRVNDLSKLKLTSEEREALSTTCRYFSESYLDYLSNMQLDPVNQVKLTFMPRGSNEKGEEMGEIACAIEGPWKDTILYEVPVMAILSEGYFKFVDTDWDYDGQFELAKKKALDLFDPPAPTTSLVVSEFGTRRRRSFKAQDIVMRGLVAGYEEYKSKGGNQGVLSGTSNVYLALKYGLQPVGTIAHEWIMAVGATYGYKGANGRAMDMWEEVYPPDTKFASPLTMLTDTYTAAVFFKDFISDPARALRWSVLRQDSGDAFKFVEDAKKAWRTIEDKAGIKRDVGRNGEETIAKGKKVIFSDALDVEKAIKLQQGCDTIGMAASFGIGTDLTNDFRKTSDPSQKSKALNMVIKLNKINGKNCIKLSDDKGKHTGSLEEVRKAQQELGIENN